A single region of the Enterobacter cloacae complex sp. R_G8 genome encodes:
- a CDS encoding DUF202 domain-containing protein, which produces MADSRKARREADPGLQPERTSLAWLRTLLGYGALIALAIKHNWHRTGVPFWISLVVLAMVAIILWRYTRSRNVMDVAQDDFVQPKAVRDKFLIALAVLSLSLLFAITHIQQIVSL; this is translated from the coding sequence ATGGCGGATAGCCGCAAAGCGCGACGCGAAGCGGACCCCGGCCTGCAGCCGGAGCGGACGTCGCTGGCGTGGCTGCGTACGCTGCTGGGGTATGGCGCGCTGATTGCCCTGGCGATTAAGCACAACTGGCACCGCACGGGAGTGCCCTTCTGGATCTCACTGGTTGTGCTGGCGATGGTGGCCATCATTTTATGGCGCTATACCCGCAGCCGTAACGTGATGGACGTGGCGCAGGACGATTTTGTGCAGCCGAAGGCGGTGCGGGATAAGTTCCTGATTGCGTTGGCTGTACTGTCTCTGTCTTTACTCTTTGCAATTACACACATTCAGCAAATTGTGAGCTTATAA
- a CDS encoding 6-phospho-alpha-glucosidase, translating into MKKFSVVIAGGGSTFTPGIVLMLLANRDRFPLRALKFYDNDGARQETIAEACKIILKEQAPEIEFSYTTDPKAAFTDVDFVMAHIRVGKYPMREKDEKIPLRHGVLGQETCGPGGISYGMRSIGGVLELVDYMEQYSPNAWMLNYSNPAAIVAEATRRLRPNARILNICDMPIGIEGRMAQIVGLKDRKEMRVRYYGLNHFGWWTSIEDLNGNDLMPKLREYVAKNGYVPPSDNAHTEASWNDTFAKAKDVQALDPDTMPNTYLKYYLFPDYVVAHSNPERTRANEVMDHREKHVFSSCRAIIEAGKSSAGELEIDEHASYIVDLATAIAFNTQERMLLIVPNNGAIHNFDADAMVEIPCLVGHNGPEPLTVGDIPHFQKGLMSQQVAVEKLVVDAWEQRSYQKLWQAITLSKTVPSASVAKAILDDLIEANKDYWPELH; encoded by the coding sequence ATGAAAAAATTCTCAGTTGTCATTGCAGGCGGCGGCAGCACCTTTACGCCTGGTATCGTCCTGATGCTGTTAGCCAACCGTGACCGTTTCCCGCTGCGAGCCCTGAAGTTCTATGACAACGACGGCGCACGTCAGGAGACTATCGCCGAGGCGTGCAAAATTATCCTTAAGGAACAGGCACCGGAGATTGAGTTTAGCTACACCACCGATCCAAAAGCGGCGTTTACCGATGTGGATTTCGTGATGGCGCACATTCGTGTGGGCAAATACCCGATGCGTGAAAAAGATGAAAAAATCCCGCTGCGTCACGGTGTGCTGGGGCAGGAAACCTGCGGCCCGGGTGGGATCTCTTACGGCATGCGCTCCATCGGCGGCGTGCTGGAACTGGTGGATTACATGGAGCAGTACTCACCGAATGCGTGGATGCTGAACTACTCCAACCCGGCGGCGATTGTGGCGGAAGCGACCCGTCGCCTGCGCCCGAATGCCAGGATTCTTAACATCTGCGATATGCCGATCGGCATAGAAGGGCGCATGGCGCAGATTGTCGGCCTGAAAGACCGCAAGGAGATGCGCGTGCGCTACTACGGTCTGAACCACTTCGGCTGGTGGACATCGATTGAAGATCTGAACGGTAACGATCTGATGCCGAAACTGCGCGAATATGTGGCGAAAAACGGCTATGTACCGCCTTCTGACAATGCTCATACCGAAGCGAGCTGGAACGATACCTTCGCCAAAGCCAAAGACGTGCAGGCGCTGGATCCGGACACCATGCCAAACACCTATCTGAAGTATTACCTGTTCCCGGACTATGTGGTCGCGCACTCAAATCCTGAACGGACCCGTGCCAATGAAGTCATGGATCACCGTGAGAAGCACGTGTTCAGTTCGTGCCGGGCGATTATTGAAGCCGGAAAATCTTCTGCCGGTGAGCTGGAGATTGACGAACATGCGTCGTACATCGTCGATCTGGCGACGGCGATTGCCTTTAATACCCAGGAGCGGATGCTGCTGATTGTGCCAAACAACGGGGCCATTCATAACTTTGATGCCGACGCGATGGTGGAAATTCCGTGTCTGGTGGGCCATAACGGGCCGGAGCCGCTCACCGTGGGCGATATCCCTCACTTCCAGAAAGGGCTGATGAGCCAGCAGGTGGCGGTGGAAAAACTGGTGGTGGATGCCTGGGAGCAACGCTCGTACCAGAAACTCTGGCAGGCGATCACCCTGTCGAAAACCGTACCAAGCGCGTCTGTTGCCAAAGCCATTCTGGATGATCTGATCGAGGCCAATAAGGATTACTGGCCAGAGCTGCATTAA
- the dsdX gene encoding D-serine transporter DsdX has protein sequence MGSPVWVVVTLLVSIVLIVLTIVKLKFHPFLALLLASFFVGAMMGMSPLDMVNAIESGIGGTLGFLAAVIGLGTILGKMMEVSGAAERIGITLQRCRWLSADVIMVLVGLICGITLFVEVGVVLLIPLAFSIAKKTNTSLLKLAIPLCTALMAVHCVVPPHPAALFVTNKLGADVGTVIVYGLLVGLVASLVGGPLFLKLLGNRLPYKPVPAEFSDLKVREEQTLPSLGATLFTVLLPIVLMLVKTLAELNMAKDGTLYTLLEFIGNPITAMFIAVFVAYYLLGIRQHMGMGAMLTHTEHGFGSIANILLIIGAGGAFNAILKTSGLADSLAHILSNLHMHPILLAWLVALVLHAAVGSATVAMMGATAIVAPMLPLYPNVSPEIITIAIGSGAIGCTIVTDSLFWLVKQYCGATLNETFKYYTTATFIASVLALGGTFLLSFII, from the coding sequence ATGGGATCGCCGGTCTGGGTTGTGGTAACGCTGCTTGTCAGCATTGTGTTGATTGTTTTAACCATCGTAAAACTGAAGTTTCACCCGTTCCTCGCACTGCTGCTGGCGAGCTTTTTCGTCGGCGCGATGATGGGGATGAGCCCGCTGGATATGGTGAACGCCATTGAAAGCGGGATTGGCGGTACGCTGGGCTTCCTGGCAGCCGTCATCGGCCTGGGTACCATTCTGGGTAAGATGATGGAAGTCTCCGGTGCGGCGGAGCGCATCGGGATCACGCTACAGCGCTGCCGCTGGCTGTCAGCGGACGTCATTATGGTGCTTGTGGGTCTTATCTGCGGTATTACGCTGTTCGTGGAAGTGGGCGTGGTACTGCTGATCCCGCTGGCGTTTTCCATCGCCAAAAAGACGAATACGTCGCTGCTTAAGCTTGCCATTCCGCTCTGTACCGCACTGATGGCGGTGCACTGCGTGGTACCGCCGCATCCGGCTGCGCTGTTTGTCACCAACAAATTAGGTGCGGACGTCGGGACGGTGATTGTCTACGGTCTGCTGGTGGGTCTGGTGGCATCTCTGGTCGGTGGCCCGCTGTTCCTGAAACTGCTCGGCAACCGTCTGCCATATAAACCGGTTCCGGCAGAATTTTCCGACCTGAAGGTGCGGGAGGAGCAAACCCTGCCGTCGCTGGGTGCAACGCTGTTTACGGTGCTGCTGCCGATTGTTCTGATGCTGGTGAAGACCCTCGCTGAGCTCAATATGGCGAAGGATGGCACGCTGTATACCCTGCTGGAGTTTATCGGCAACCCGATCACCGCAATGTTTATCGCTGTATTTGTCGCCTACTACCTGCTGGGGATCCGCCAGCATATGGGCATGGGCGCAATGCTGACCCATACGGAGCACGGCTTTGGCTCTATCGCGAACATATTGTTGATTATTGGTGCCGGTGGCGCGTTCAACGCTATTCTCAAAACCAGCGGGCTGGCAGATTCGCTGGCACATATTCTCTCGAACCTGCACATGCATCCGATCCTGCTCGCCTGGCTGGTGGCGCTGGTGCTGCATGCCGCTGTAGGCTCCGCTACGGTCGCGATGATGGGTGCGACGGCGATAGTGGCGCCGATGCTGCCGCTCTACCCGAACGTAAGCCCGGAGATCATCACGATTGCCATCGGTTCCGGCGCTATTGGCTGCACGATCGTGACCGATTCGCTCTTCTGGCTGGTAAAGCAATACTGCGGCGCGACCCTTAATGAGACCTTCAAATACTATACGACGGCGACGTTTATCGCCTCGGTGCTTGCACTTGGCGGCACATTCCTGCTTTCTTTCATTATCTGA
- the emrD gene encoding multidrug efflux MFS transporter EmrD has protein sequence MKKQRNVNLLLMLVLLVAVGQMAQTIYIPAIADMAKELNVREGAVQSVMAAYLLTYGVSQLFYGPLSDRIGRRPVILTGMCIFMVATVIAITTHSLTVLIAASALQGVGTGVGGVMARTLPRDMYQGTQLRHANSLLNMGILVSPLLAPLIGGLLDTMWSWRACYAFLLVLCVIVTFSMARWMPETRPQDAPRTKLIASYRTLFGNGAFTCYLLMLIGGLAGIAVFEACSGVLLGAGLGLSSMVVSILFILPIPAAFFGAWFAGRQNKRFSTLMWQSVISCLLAGLMMWIPGLFGVMTVWTLLIPAALFFFGAGMLFPLATSGAMEPFPFLAGTAGALVGGLQNIGSGALAWLSAMMPQTGQASLGLLMTLMGLLILLCWLPLASRVPHHEQPV, from the coding sequence ATGAAAAAACAAAGGAACGTTAACTTATTGTTGATGCTGGTGTTACTGGTGGCCGTCGGTCAGATGGCGCAAACCATCTACATCCCGGCGATTGCCGACATGGCAAAGGAACTCAACGTCCGTGAGGGCGCGGTACAAAGCGTGATGGCCGCCTACCTGCTCACCTATGGCGTTTCGCAGTTATTCTACGGGCCGCTGTCCGATCGCATTGGCCGCCGTCCGGTCATTCTGACAGGCATGTGTATTTTCATGGTCGCGACGGTGATCGCCATTACCACACATAGCTTGACCGTACTGATTGCCGCCAGCGCGCTGCAGGGGGTTGGCACCGGCGTTGGCGGGGTGATGGCGCGTACCTTACCGCGTGATATGTACCAGGGCACGCAGCTGCGTCACGCCAATAGCCTGCTGAATATGGGCATTCTGGTCAGCCCGCTGCTGGCACCGCTGATTGGCGGCCTGCTGGATACGATGTGGTCCTGGCGCGCCTGCTATGCCTTCCTGCTGGTGCTGTGCGTGATTGTCACCTTCAGCATGGCGCGCTGGATGCCGGAAACCCGCCCGCAGGACGCACCACGCACGAAGCTTATCGCCAGTTACAGAACGCTGTTCGGCAATGGAGCCTTTACCTGTTACCTGCTGATGCTGATCGGCGGTCTGGCGGGTATCGCGGTATTTGAAGCCTGCTCCGGCGTGCTGCTGGGTGCAGGGCTTGGCCTGAGCAGTATGGTGGTGAGCATTCTGTTTATTCTGCCGATCCCGGCGGCGTTCTTTGGCGCATGGTTCGCCGGACGTCAGAACAAACGTTTCTCGACGCTGATGTGGCAGTCCGTAATCAGCTGCCTGCTGGCTGGCCTGATGATGTGGATCCCGGGTCTGTTTGGCGTGATGACTGTCTGGACGCTGCTGATCCCGGCGGCACTGTTCTTCTTCGGTGCGGGGATGCTGTTCCCGCTTGCCACCAGCGGCGCCATGGAGCCGTTCCCGTTCCTCGCGGGTACGGCGGGTGCGCTGGTGGGCGGTTTACAGAATATTGGCTCCGGCGCGCTGGCCTGGCTCTCCGCCATGATGCCGCAAACCGGGCAGGCTAGTTTGGGTTTGCTGATGACGCTGATGGGGCTGCTGATTTTACTGTGCTGGCTGCCGCTGGCGTCGCGTGTTCCGCATCACGAGCAGCCTGTTTAA
- a CDS encoding GntR family transcriptional regulator — protein sequence MIYKSIADRLRLRLNSSDYNIGSPIPGEKALAQEFGVARMTIRKALDLLVSWGLVERRHGSGTFVARKDVHHETTNLTGLVEVLRQQGKEVQSKVLQFEVMPAPPAIASQLRIQVDERIYFSRRVRYVDGKPLMLEDSFMPVKLFRNLSLAHLEGSKFDYIEKECGITISGNYESLTPVLADKQLAGYMNLPEQTPLLRITSLSYSDSGEFLNYSVMFRNTSDYQVDYHLRRIHPDDLLTHPPEQHRQ from the coding sequence GTGATCTACAAATCCATTGCCGATCGATTACGGCTACGGCTGAATTCATCGGACTACAACATCGGCAGCCCCATTCCGGGTGAGAAAGCGCTGGCGCAGGAGTTTGGCGTGGCGCGCATGACCATTCGCAAGGCGCTGGATCTGCTGGTGAGCTGGGGGCTGGTTGAGCGGCGGCACGGCAGCGGGACGTTTGTAGCACGCAAAGATGTGCACCATGAAACCACCAACCTCACCGGGCTGGTGGAGGTACTGCGTCAGCAGGGCAAAGAGGTACAGAGCAAGGTGTTGCAGTTTGAAGTGATGCCCGCCCCGCCCGCCATCGCCAGCCAGCTGCGGATCCAGGTGGATGAGCGGATCTACTTTTCCCGCCGGGTGCGCTACGTGGACGGAAAACCGCTGATGCTGGAGGACAGCTTTATGCCCGTGAAGCTGTTTCGCAACCTCTCGCTGGCGCATCTGGAAGGGTCAAAGTTTGATTACATCGAGAAGGAGTGCGGAATTACAATCAGCGGCAATTACGAGAGCCTGACGCCGGTACTGGCCGATAAACAACTCGCTGGTTACATGAACCTGCCGGAGCAAACGCCGCTGCTGCGCATTACCTCTCTCTCCTACAGCGACAGCGGCGAGTTCCTTAACTATTCCGTGATGTTCCGAAATACCAGTGATTACCAGGTGGACTACCATCTGCGGCGCATCCACCCGGACGACCTGCTAACTCATCCCCCAGAACAGCACCGCCAGTAG
- the dsdC gene encoding DNA-binding transcriptional regulator DsdC — MTDANEVRNRLLNGWQLSKMYTFEVAARHESFALAAAELSLSPSALSHRINLLEEELGIQLFVRSHRKVELTQEGKRVYWTLKSSLDTLNQEILDIKNQALSGTLTVYSRPSIAQCWLVPMLGDFTRRYPSISLTILTGNEFINMQRTGIDLAIYFDDTPPNYLSHHFLMDEEILPVCSPAYAREHALLKNPDNLSHCTLLHDRQAWSNDSGTDEWLSWAQHFAMNMPSSSGIGFDRSDLAIVAAMNHVGVAMGRKRLVQKRLERGELIAPFGNKTLKCHQHYYISTLPGRQWPKIDAFIGWLRELAG, encoded by the coding sequence ATGACCGATGCGAATGAAGTCAGAAACCGGCTGCTAAATGGCTGGCAACTGTCAAAAATGTACACTTTTGAAGTGGCTGCCCGGCATGAATCCTTCGCGCTGGCGGCGGCGGAACTGTCGCTCAGCCCCAGCGCGTTGAGCCACCGCATCAACCTGCTGGAAGAGGAGTTGGGCATTCAGCTGTTTGTCCGCTCGCACCGTAAAGTTGAACTGACGCAGGAGGGAAAGCGCGTTTACTGGACCCTAAAATCATCCCTCGACACCCTGAATCAGGAGATCCTGGATATTAAAAACCAGGCGCTGTCCGGTACGCTGACGGTGTATTCCCGGCCGTCAATCGCCCAGTGCTGGCTTGTCCCCATGCTGGGGGATTTTACCCGCCGTTATCCGTCGATATCTCTCACCATTCTCACCGGCAATGAGTTCATCAATATGCAGCGAACCGGCATCGATCTGGCCATCTATTTCGACGATACGCCGCCAAACTACCTTTCTCATCACTTCTTGATGGACGAGGAGATTTTGCCCGTCTGCTCGCCCGCGTATGCCCGCGAGCATGCGCTGTTGAAAAATCCCGATAACCTCAGCCACTGCACGTTACTGCACGACCGTCAGGCCTGGAGCAATGATTCCGGTACGGATGAGTGGCTCAGCTGGGCGCAGCATTTTGCGATGAATATGCCGTCATCATCGGGTATTGGCTTCGATCGTTCCGATTTAGCGATAGTTGCAGCCATGAATCATGTGGGCGTGGCGATGGGGAGAAAGCGGTTGGTGCAAAAGCGCCTTGAGCGGGGCGAGCTTATCGCCCCGTTTGGCAACAAGACCCTCAAATGCCATCAGCACTATTACATCTCAACGCTTCCCGGCCGTCAGTGGCCGAAAATTGACGCCTTTATTGGCTGGCTAAGAGAACTGGCAGGCTGA
- a CDS encoding putative transporter, whose amino-acid sequence MSDIALTVSVLALVAVVGLWIGNIKIRGVGFGIGGVLFGGIFVGHFADKLGLVLSADMLHFTQEFGLILFVYTIGIQVGPGFFASLRVSGLRLNLFALGIVVMGGLVTAILHKLFAIPLPVVLGIFSGAVTNTPALGAGQQILRDLGIEPGIVDQMGMSYAMAYPFGICGILLSMWLVRVLFRINVDKEAKDHETTLTNGHMPIKTINIRVDNPNLNNMAIQDVPILNSANIICSRLKRDEMLMVPAPGTIIRQGDLLHLVGQPGDLNNARLVIGQEVDTSLSTRGTDMRVERVVVTNEHVLGKKIRDLQVKERYDVVISRLNRAGVELVASPEASLQFGDILNLVGRPSSIDAVADMVGNAQQKLQQVQMLPVFIGIGLGVLLGSIPLYIPGFPVALKLGLAGGPLIMALILGRIGCVGKLYWFMPPSANLALRELGIVLFLAVVGLKSGGDFVDTLVRGEGMSWVGYGIFITAIPLLTVGILARMFAKMNYLTLCGMLAGSMTDPPALAFANSLHATSGAAALSYATVYPLVMFLRIITPQLLAVLFWGMS is encoded by the coding sequence ATGAGTGATATCGCGTTAACCGTCAGCGTGTTGGCCCTGGTCGCTGTTGTTGGATTATGGATTGGCAACATCAAAATCCGTGGCGTCGGGTTTGGGATCGGTGGGGTGCTGTTTGGCGGCATTTTTGTCGGGCACTTTGCTGACAAACTCGGGCTGGTTCTCAGCGCCGATATGCTTCACTTTACGCAGGAATTCGGCCTGATCCTCTTCGTCTATACCATCGGCATTCAGGTCGGGCCGGGCTTTTTTGCTTCCCTGCGGGTTTCCGGATTACGCCTCAATCTGTTTGCCCTCGGCATCGTCGTAATGGGCGGGCTGGTCACCGCTATCCTGCATAAACTCTTCGCAATTCCGCTGCCCGTGGTGCTGGGCATTTTCTCCGGGGCCGTGACTAACACGCCCGCGTTGGGTGCGGGCCAGCAAATCCTGCGCGATTTAGGTATCGAACCCGGCATTGTCGACCAGATGGGGATGAGCTATGCCATGGCCTATCCGTTCGGGATTTGCGGCATTCTGCTCTCCATGTGGCTGGTTCGGGTGCTCTTTCGCATTAACGTCGACAAAGAGGCGAAGGACCACGAAACCACGCTTACCAACGGCCATATGCCGATCAAAACCATCAACATTCGCGTCGATAACCCCAATCTGAACAACATGGCGATTCAGGACGTGCCGATCCTGAACAGCGCCAATATCATCTGCTCGCGCCTGAAACGTGACGAAATGCTGATGGTGCCCGCGCCTGGCACCATTATCCGGCAAGGCGATCTGCTGCACCTTGTCGGGCAGCCCGGGGATTTAAACAACGCGCGGCTGGTGATTGGTCAGGAAGTGGATACCTCGCTCTCTACCCGCGGCACCGACATGCGCGTGGAGCGTGTGGTGGTAACTAACGAGCACGTTCTGGGCAAGAAAATACGCGATCTGCAGGTAAAAGAACGTTACGACGTGGTTATCTCTCGTCTCAATCGCGCCGGTGTTGAACTGGTCGCCAGCCCGGAAGCCAGCCTGCAGTTCGGCGATATTCTTAACCTGGTCGGGCGTCCGTCGTCCATTGACGCCGTGGCGGATATGGTCGGTAACGCTCAGCAAAAACTGCAGCAGGTACAAATGCTGCCGGTGTTTATCGGTATCGGGCTGGGCGTGCTGCTTGGCTCCATTCCGCTGTATATACCGGGGTTCCCGGTGGCCCTCAAGCTGGGTCTGGCGGGTGGGCCGCTGATTATGGCGCTGATCCTTGGGCGAATCGGCTGTGTCGGTAAGCTCTACTGGTTTATGCCGCCGAGCGCCAACCTGGCGCTGCGCGAGCTGGGCATTGTGCTGTTTCTGGCGGTCGTCGGGCTAAAATCCGGTGGCGATTTTGTCGATACCCTGGTCAGGGGGGAAGGGATGAGTTGGGTCGGCTACGGCATCTTCATCACCGCGATCCCGCTGCTGACGGTCGGCATACTGGCGCGAATGTTCGCTAAAATGAACTATCTGACGCTCTGCGGCATGCTGGCGGGGTCAATGACGGATCCACCGGCGCTGGCCTTTGCCAATAGCCTGCACGCCACCAGCGGCGCGGCGGCGCTGTCGTACGCTACGGTCTATCCGCTGGTCATGTTCCTGCGCATCATCACCCCGCAGCTACTGGCGGTGCTGTTCTGGGGGATGAGTTAG
- a CDS encoding alpha-glucoside-specific PTS transporter subunit IIBC has translation MLSQIQRFGGAMFTPVLLFPFAGIVVGIAIMLRNPLFVGEALTAPDNLFAQIVHIIEEGGWAVFRNMPLIFAVGLPIGLAKQAQGRACLAVLISFLTWNYFINAMGMTWGHFFGVDFSAEPTAGSGLAMIAGIKTLDTSIIGAIAISGIVTAIHNRFFEKPLPVFLGIFQGTSFVVIIAFFVMIPCAWLTLLGWPKVQMGIESLQAFLRSAGALGVWVYTFLERILIPTGLHHFVYGPFIFGPAAVEGGIQVYWAQHLQAFSQSTLPLKTLFPEGGFALHGNSKVFGSVGIALAIWYTASAENRVKVAGLLIPATLTAVLVGITEPLEFTFLFISPLLFAIHAVLAATMATVMYTFGVVGNMGGGLLDQFLPQNWIPMFHNHASTVFTQIGIGVCFTGLYFVVFKTLIERLNLKTPGREESEIKLYSKADYKAARGQTTAPAAASQQVGQAAGFLQALGGAANIESINNCATRLRIALVDMAQTQSDEVFKALGAHGVVRRGNGIQVIVGLHVPQVRDQLESLMKTPLTNEQTTLTEAIS, from the coding sequence ATGCTCAGTCAAATACAACGTTTTGGTGGTGCCATGTTTACCCCGGTGTTGCTGTTTCCCTTTGCCGGGATCGTGGTGGGAATCGCCATCATGCTTCGCAATCCGCTTTTCGTGGGCGAAGCCTTAACGGCTCCTGATAATCTGTTCGCGCAGATCGTGCACATCATTGAAGAGGGCGGCTGGGCGGTGTTCCGCAATATGCCGCTGATTTTTGCCGTTGGCTTACCGATTGGTCTGGCGAAGCAGGCGCAGGGCCGCGCCTGTCTGGCGGTGCTGATAAGCTTCCTGACCTGGAACTACTTCATCAACGCGATGGGGATGACCTGGGGCCACTTCTTTGGCGTCGACTTTTCCGCCGAACCGACGGCGGGAAGCGGGCTGGCGATGATTGCCGGGATCAAAACCCTTGATACCAGCATTATTGGGGCCATTGCGATTTCAGGTATTGTCACTGCGATCCATAACCGTTTTTTCGAGAAACCGCTGCCGGTTTTCCTGGGCATTTTCCAGGGCACCTCGTTTGTGGTGATAATCGCGTTTTTCGTCATGATCCCCTGCGCCTGGCTCACGCTGCTGGGCTGGCCGAAAGTGCAGATGGGCATTGAGTCCCTGCAGGCGTTCTTACGCTCCGCCGGTGCGCTTGGGGTATGGGTATATACCTTCCTGGAACGCATTTTGATCCCAACCGGGCTGCACCACTTCGTCTACGGTCCGTTTATCTTTGGCCCGGCCGCTGTTGAGGGTGGGATTCAGGTCTACTGGGCGCAGCATCTTCAGGCGTTCAGCCAGAGCACGCTGCCGCTGAAAACCCTGTTCCCGGAAGGCGGTTTCGCGCTGCACGGCAATTCAAAAGTGTTTGGCTCGGTCGGGATTGCGCTGGCGATCTGGTACACCGCATCAGCGGAAAATCGCGTCAAGGTCGCGGGCCTGCTGATCCCGGCCACGCTTACCGCCGTGCTGGTGGGGATTACCGAACCGCTGGAATTTACTTTCCTGTTTATCTCGCCGTTGCTGTTTGCCATTCACGCCGTGCTGGCGGCCACCATGGCGACGGTGATGTACACCTTTGGCGTGGTGGGCAACATGGGCGGTGGCCTGCTGGACCAGTTCCTGCCGCAAAACTGGATCCCCATGTTCCATAACCACGCTTCAACGGTATTCACCCAGATTGGCATCGGCGTCTGCTTCACCGGCCTTTACTTCGTGGTCTTCAAAACGCTGATTGAGCGTCTGAACCTCAAAACGCCGGGCCGTGAAGAGAGTGAAATCAAACTCTACAGCAAGGCGGACTATAAGGCGGCGCGCGGACAAACCACCGCCCCGGCTGCCGCCAGCCAGCAGGTCGGGCAAGCCGCCGGATTTCTGCAGGCGCTGGGCGGCGCGGCCAACATCGAAAGCATCAACAACTGCGCCACCCGCTTGCGTATCGCGCTGGTCGACATGGCGCAAACCCAAAGCGATGAGGTCTTCAAAGCCCTGGGTGCACATGGCGTGGTGCGACGCGGCAACGGCATACAGGTGATCGTTGGCCTGCACGTTCCCCAGGTGCGCGACCAGCTGGAATCGCTGATGAAAACCCCTTTAACGAATGAACAAACCACCCTGACAGAGGCTATATCATGA
- a CDS encoding YidH family protein, whose amino-acid sequence MKISRLGEAPDYRFSLANERTFLAWIRTALGFLAAGVGLDQLAPDFATPLIREVLALLLCLFAGVLAIYGYLRWLRNEKAMRLKQDLPYTRGLLIISAILLTVAGVVMVLVFYGG is encoded by the coding sequence ATGAAAATTTCCCGCCTCGGTGAAGCCCCGGACTACCGCTTCTCGCTGGCCAATGAACGTACATTTCTGGCGTGGATCCGTACCGCGCTGGGCTTTCTGGCCGCCGGCGTCGGTCTTGATCAGCTCGCGCCTGATTTCGCCACGCCGTTGATTCGTGAAGTGCTGGCGCTGCTGCTGTGCCTGTTTGCGGGCGTACTGGCGATTTACGGCTATCTGCGCTGGCTGCGTAACGAAAAGGCGATGCGCCTGAAGCAGGATCTGCCCTATACGCGCGGGTTGCTGATTATCAGTGCGATTTTGCTGACGGTGGCGGGCGTGGTGATGGTACTGGTGTTCTATGGCGGATAG
- a CDS encoding cellulase family glycosylhydrolase, with protein MLKPLIATALLLSSGWAIAAEPPLTAALYAQKLGVGMDVDWARTERGIREFDPLVVRDFRAKGISHVRIRVADEPTEARLIHLRKLVEACEQYGVIPIIAYQADSYKNDPKADNEKEVTDWWIAVAHYFGKRSPLLGFDLIYEPADKLNHNAASLNRVYEKTIKVIHSIDADRMIFIAPRLRAAPEDLTSLKLPAHSQNFLLAEWHIFPWGPLKNNGKYPWTSGTAAEKAVIHNRITTALHWQQKTGHVSWVGGWGVGESNRVTPTASQMAFATFMACELQKANIPYAINADFQFYDGEEGAWRPAPEPLLEAMIAPVCEKPGEKPGHHAVKQAARDAEHATPAAASTVKSAAPSASSANPN; from the coding sequence GTGTTAAAGCCTCTTATTGCGACCGCGTTGCTTCTCTCTTCCGGCTGGGCGATAGCCGCCGAGCCGCCGCTGACGGCTGCGCTTTATGCACAAAAGCTGGGCGTGGGTATGGACGTGGACTGGGCGCGCACCGAGCGCGGCATACGCGAATTCGACCCGCTGGTGGTCCGCGACTTTCGCGCGAAAGGCATCAGCCATGTGCGTATTCGCGTGGCCGATGAGCCGACCGAAGCACGGCTGATCCACCTGCGTAAGCTGGTGGAAGCCTGCGAGCAGTACGGCGTGATCCCGATTATCGCGTATCAGGCGGACAGCTATAAAAACGATCCGAAAGCCGATAACGAAAAAGAGGTTACCGACTGGTGGATTGCCGTGGCGCACTATTTCGGCAAACGTTCGCCGCTGCTGGGCTTTGACCTGATTTATGAGCCTGCGGACAAGCTCAACCACAACGCGGCCTCGCTTAACCGGGTGTATGAGAAAACCATCAAGGTCATCCACAGCATTGATGCGGACCGGATGATCTTCATCGCTCCCCGCCTGCGTGCGGCACCCGAAGATCTCACCAGCCTGAAGCTGCCTGCGCACAGCCAAAACTTCCTGCTGGCGGAGTGGCATATCTTCCCGTGGGGGCCGCTGAAAAATAACGGCAAATACCCGTGGACCTCCGGTACGGCGGCGGAGAAAGCGGTGATTCACAATCGCATTACGACGGCGCTGCACTGGCAGCAAAAAACCGGACACGTCAGCTGGGTCGGGGGCTGGGGCGTGGGGGAGTCAAACCGCGTTACACCCACCGCGTCGCAAATGGCTTTCGCGACCTTTATGGCCTGCGAGCTGCAAAAGGCGAACATTCCCTATGCGATTAACGCCGATTTCCAGTTTTATGACGGAGAAGAGGGGGCCTGGCGGCCAGCGCCAGAGCCGCTGCTGGAGGCGATGATTGCCCCGGTATGTGAAAAGCCCGGCGAGAAGCCGGGCCATCATGCGGTTAAACAGGCTGCTCGTGATGCGGAACACGCGACGCCAGCGGCAGCCAGCACAGTAAAATCAGCAGCCCCATCAGCGTCATCAGCAAACCCAAACTAG